A portion of the Polaribacter cellanae genome contains these proteins:
- a CDS encoding sigma-70 family RNA polymerase sigma factor yields MRQLKITKQVTNRETASLDKYLQEIGKVDLITADEEVELAQLIKAGDQRALEKLTKANLRFVVSVAKQYQNQGLTLPDLINEGNLGLIKAAKRFDETRGFKFISYAVWWIRQSILQALAEQSRIVRLPLNKIGSINKINKMYAFLEQENERPPSAEEIAKKLDMTVNDVKESMKNSGRHVSMDAPLIEGEDSNLYDVLNSGESPNPDRKLLHESLRIEINRALETLTPREADVVKLYFGLGEHQPMTLEEIGETFDLTRERVRQIKEKAIRRLKHTSRSKILMTYLG; encoded by the coding sequence ATGAGACAACTTAAAATTACCAAGCAGGTTACCAATAGAGAAACTGCTTCCTTAGACAAATATTTACAAGAAATTGGTAAAGTAGATTTGATTACTGCAGATGAAGAAGTAGAATTAGCGCAGTTAATTAAAGCAGGAGACCAAAGAGCTCTAGAAAAATTAACAAAAGCAAATTTGCGTTTTGTAGTTTCTGTGGCAAAACAATACCAAAACCAAGGATTAACCTTACCAGATTTAATTAATGAAGGTAATTTAGGCTTAATTAAAGCTGCAAAACGTTTCGACGAAACTAGAGGTTTTAAATTTATATCATACGCAGTTTGGTGGATTCGTCAATCGATCTTACAAGCATTAGCAGAACAATCTCGTATTGTACGTTTACCGTTAAATAAAATTGGCTCTATCAATAAAATTAATAAAATGTACGCTTTCTTAGAACAAGAAAACGAGCGTCCACCAAGTGCCGAAGAAATTGCGAAGAAACTAGACATGACTGTAAACGACGTAAAAGAATCGATGAAAAATTCTGGACGTCACGTATCTATGGATGCTCCATTAATTGAAGGTGAAGACTCGAATTTATACGATGTTTTAAACTCTGGAGAATCTCCAAATCCTGATCGTAAATTATTACACGAATCTTTACGAATCGAGATTAACAGAGCCTTAGAAACATTAACACCTCGTGAAGCAGATGTTGTAAAATTATATTTCGGTTTAGGAGAACACCAACCAATGACTTTAGAAGAGATTGGAGAAACTTTCGATTTAACAAGAGAAAGAGTTCGCCAAATTAAAGAAAAAGCAATTCGTAGATTAAAACATACTTCTAGAAGTAAAATTTTAATGACATACTTAGGATAA
- a CDS encoding RNA polymerase sigma factor — protein sequence MKTLTARVTDEELVFEIVRTNNTELFATLYDRFSTVVYNKCYSFSKNRQEAEDLMQDVFVRLFVKLRTFKGNSKFSTWLYSFTYNFCVNYVQRDHHKKRERITVVTDQIKEENSFEEIEDNSLFELKSKKLAKALALIEPSDKMILLMKYQDEKSIKEIKDILNIGESAVKMRIKRAKQKVVKLYEEL from the coding sequence TTGAAAACATTAACAGCCAGAGTTACCGACGAAGAATTAGTATTTGAAATAGTAAGAACCAACAATACAGAGTTGTTTGCAACTTTATATGATCGATTTTCTACTGTAGTTTATAACAAATGTTATAGTTTTTCTAAAAATAGGCAGGAAGCAGAAGATTTAATGCAAGATGTTTTTGTAAGATTGTTTGTGAAATTAAGAACCTTTAAAGGAAATTCTAAATTTTCTACTTGGTTATATTCTTTTACTTATAATTTTTGTGTGAATTATGTTCAGAGAGATCATCATAAAAAAAGAGAAAGAATAACAGTTGTAACAGATCAAATTAAAGAAGAAAACTCTTTTGAAGAAATTGAAGACAATAGTTTATTTGAATTAAAATCTAAAAAATTAGCAAAGGCATTAGCCTTAATAGAACCATCAGATAAAATGATTTTATTAATGAAATACCAAGATGAAAAAAGCATTAAAGAGATTAAAGATATTTTAAATATTGGCGAGAGTGCCGTTAAAATGCGAATTAAAAGAGCAAAACAAAAAGTAGTTAAATTATACGAAGAGTTGTAA
- a CDS encoding THC0290_0291 family protein — translation MKKPSTILFVIVFFLEIKAQHYTHDIGGFVGSTSLQTDYGERNDFGSELKNQGISFSVAHYLSFYNRTLRWDPNNVLHNYLMVKTSLQYLTKTKMKHHGIYASKQSYAGEQLRSMKGTVRMINLGVHLEYFLHSLEEFVYPYSDISFNPYFTFGFEYSFFNNTVTSDLGDWQNDITVFPEKYQKKGHIEVGANESFVFSIGFGTRYKLTKNIDLATQINYQYFFSDKVDGLQAAVFENKNNEWALNIQVGLIYHLNFSLPLFY, via the coding sequence TTGAAAAAACCCTCAACAATTCTATTTGTAATTGTTTTTTTTCTAGAAATAAAGGCTCAACATTACACACACGATATTGGTGGTTTTGTGGGCTCTACTAGTTTACAAACCGATTATGGAGAGAGAAATGATTTTGGTAGCGAATTAAAAAACCAAGGAATATCCTTTTCAGTGGCTCATTACCTTAGTTTTTACAATAGAACTTTACGTTGGGACCCCAACAATGTTTTGCACAATTACTTAATGGTAAAAACCAGTTTGCAGTATTTAACTAAAACAAAGATGAAGCATCATGGAATTTATGCTTCTAAGCAAAGTTATGCTGGAGAGCAATTAAGATCTATGAAAGGAACTGTTCGAATGATAAATCTTGGTGTACATTTAGAGTACTTTTTACATTCTTTAGAAGAGTTTGTGTATCCTTATTCCGATATTTCTTTCAACCCTTATTTTACATTCGGATTTGAATACTCCTTTTTTAACAACACAGTAACTTCCGATTTAGGAGATTGGCAAAACGATATAACTGTATTTCCAGAGAAATATCAAAAAAAAGGACATATAGAAGTTGGTGCCAATGAATCTTTTGTATTTTCTATAGGATTTGGAACTCGTTATAAACTAACAAAAAATATAGATTTAGCGACTCAAATAAATTATCAATATTTCTTTTCGGATAAAGTAGATGGATTGCAAGCTGCCGTTTTTGAAAATAAAAATAACGAATGGGCATTAAACATACAAGTTGGTTTAATATATCACTTAAACTTTAGTTTGCCTCTATTCTATTAA
- the rpe gene encoding ribulose-phosphate 3-epimerase, producing MSNLIAPSILAADFANLQRDIEMVNNSEADWFHIDIMDGVFVPNISFGMPVLKAISKHAKKTIDVHLMIVNPDQYIQTFANLGANVLTVHYEACTHLHRTVQAIKATGMKAGVALNPHTPIAVLEDIIADLDLVCIMSVNPGFGGQSFIENTYKKTSQLKHLIEFSKSACQIEIDGGVTNKNANELIEAGANVLVAGSYVFGAENPTETIADLKNIIT from the coding sequence ATGAGTAATCTAATTGCACCTTCAATTTTAGCGGCAGATTTCGCCAACTTACAAAGAGACATCGAAATGGTAAACAATAGTGAAGCAGATTGGTTTCATATTGATATTATGGATGGTGTTTTTGTACCCAACATTTCTTTTGGAATGCCCGTTTTAAAAGCAATTTCTAAACACGCTAAAAAAACAATAGATGTGCATTTAATGATTGTAAATCCAGACCAATACATACAAACATTTGCAAATTTAGGTGCGAATGTTTTAACAGTTCATTACGAAGCTTGTACACATTTACACAGAACAGTACAAGCCATAAAAGCAACAGGAATGAAAGCAGGAGTTGCATTAAACCCACATACTCCAATTGCTGTTTTAGAAGATATAATTGCAGATTTAGATTTGGTTTGTATCATGAGTGTAAACCCAGGTTTTGGCGGACAATCTTTTATCGAAAATACCTACAAAAAAACATCTCAATTAAAACACTTAATCGAATTCTCTAAATCTGCTTGTCAAATAGAAATTGATGGTGGAGTTACCAACAAAAATGCTAACGAATTAATTGAAGCTGGAGCCAATGTTTTAGTCGCAGGAAGTTACGTTTTTGGCGCAGAAAACCCAACAGAAACCATTGCCGATTTAAAAAACATAATCACATAA
- a CDS encoding Ig-like domain-containing protein: MIFSKKIIFLLFFAVLISSCAKTGRPDGGPKDEDAPLFVTSNPPYKSINFKAKEVELYFNEFIKLKDLNKQLVVSPPLKNPLLVTPQGAASKFLKIEILDTLASNTTYIFNFGNAVEDNNESNVLEGFKYVFSTGTYIDSLKTSGELKDAFFKEKPKKTNIVLYRIDSTYTDSLIYKQKPNYVTSALDTTVFNFSNLKEGKYRLMALQESSSDYLFNPKLDKIGFYNDTISLPKDSILSEPITLFKEVQPYQFRRGKEVTKGKIQFGYEGKIKDLKVNLLSKVPDSFKSISRFEVDKDTLNYWFTPIDVDSLNFTITNDIFIDTVTVRLRKKKIDSLSVSFPSSRLLHFRDTLFLKTNNPLTKIDTSKISLIDSDTLKVPFTIFNSKKENKLGIIFDKKQKNTYNLKLLPKAVTDIYETSIDTLKFNFRTQEIEDYGKITLNVVNSNNENLIIDLISIKEKNKIIERRYIKSSENLVFDLLEPKSYIFRAIIDRNKNNIWDTGNFLKMKQPEKVIYYETQIDLRANNYVFETFSVK, encoded by the coding sequence GTGATATTTTCTAAAAAAATTATTTTTTTACTTTTTTTTGCTGTCTTAATTAGTAGTTGTGCAAAAACTGGAAGACCAGATGGTGGTCCTAAAGATGAAGATGCTCCTTTGTTTGTAACCTCAAATCCGCCTTACAAATCCATCAATTTTAAAGCAAAAGAAGTAGAATTATACTTTAATGAGTTTATAAAGTTAAAAGACTTAAATAAACAATTGGTGGTTTCTCCTCCTTTGAAAAATCCGCTTTTGGTAACTCCACAAGGAGCCGCTAGTAAATTTTTAAAAATTGAAATTTTAGATACTTTAGCTTCTAACACAACTTACATTTTTAATTTCGGAAATGCTGTTGAAGACAATAATGAGAGTAATGTTTTAGAAGGTTTTAAATATGTCTTTTCTACAGGTACTTATATAGATTCTTTGAAAACTTCAGGAGAATTAAAAGATGCTTTCTTTAAAGAAAAGCCTAAAAAAACGAATATTGTTTTATATAGAATTGATAGCACTTATACAGATTCTCTTATTTATAAGCAAAAACCAAATTATGTAACATCTGCATTAGATACAACTGTTTTTAATTTTAGTAATCTTAAAGAGGGCAAATATCGATTAATGGCATTACAAGAAAGTTCTAGCGACTACCTATTTAACCCTAAATTAGATAAAATTGGTTTTTATAACGATACAATTTCTTTACCTAAAGATAGTATTCTTTCGGAACCTATTACTCTTTTTAAGGAAGTACAACCCTATCAATTTAGGCGAGGAAAAGAGGTTACAAAAGGTAAAATTCAGTTTGGTTACGAAGGAAAAATTAAAGATTTAAAAGTAAATTTATTATCTAAAGTTCCAGATTCTTTTAAAAGTATTTCTCGTTTTGAAGTTGATAAAGACACTCTTAATTATTGGTTTACACCCATTGATGTAGATTCTCTAAATTTTACAATTACCAACGATATTTTTATAGACACAGTAACTGTTCGATTAAGAAAAAAAAAGATAGATTCTCTATCTGTTAGTTTTCCTTCAAGTAGGTTATTACATTTTAGAGACACCCTATTTCTTAAAACAAACAATCCTCTAACAAAAATAGATACGAGTAAAATATCTTTAATAGATTCCGATACTTTAAAAGTTCCTTTTACTATTTTCAATTCTAAAAAAGAGAATAAATTAGGAATTATTTTTGACAAAAAACAAAAGAATACCTACAATTTAAAGTTACTCCCAAAAGCTGTAACCGACATTTATGAAACATCTATAGATACTTTAAAATTTAATTTTAGAACGCAAGAAATAGAAGACTATGGAAAAATAACATTAAACGTAGTAAATTCTAATAACGAGAACTTAATAATAGATCTTATTTCTATAAAAGAAAAGAATAAAATTATAGAAAGACGCTATATAAAAAGCTCCGAAAATTTAGTTTTCGATTTATTAGAGCCTAAATCTTATATTTTTAGAGCAATTATCGATCGTAATAAAAACAATATCTGGGATACAGGTAACTTCCTAAAAATGAAACAGCCAGAGAAAGTTATTTATTACGAAACTCAAATAGATTTAAGAGCAAACAACTATGTTTTCGAAACATTTTCTGTAAAATAA